tgctccacaaatcgtgggcgttctcatagtcacctacacgacttatcacgttagaaggtaaaatttcaatcaatattgatattacctttgaatttgcctccgatcgtgttaatttgcctccgatcgtgtcgtttgctcctccgtccaatgtcatggtcagagtttcttccctttcttgtctttagggacttcgaatggttcatttaccaccatcatggtgtcccaatccgtgtcgaagtaaacctccatcctcatcatccaatacgtgatgtccccaaggcttcctccttcaaattttggagggacaataaatccgaccatcttatgcttccttggcgattagtccaacggagagcgtcctcgctctgataccacttgttggaggatcggtggccggcttgaaggggggttggatagacggcacccccaataactcgcttcctacgtattcgttagtgcgcaagcggaaatacaaatactaattacgaatacgaaagctaaagacaaagaaaagaacaagcaaaccaatacacgttcgatgtaacgtggttcagagatgatgctcctactccacgactgtccgtaaggtggacgatccctcaatccgtcggtggattagtccccggaaactccggctagcacaatcctccttgtcggtggagaaacctcgccacaactcgatcaagaacacttggattgctagagcactagatgactactaattaggctttaaccaagtctaatttcgtcaggttgaccggccatcccaagctccctcttatagagcttggggaaatcagccttgctgatttgcccgttactagtcgactggtccttgcaccagtcgactggtgccaacccagcgtctctctcaacggctatctatcagtcgactggtcccagccgttttgggcacagaaagcttctgtgctcaccaccagtcgactggttccagtaccagtcgactggtacaaccctaaacttagggttttccatcccgagtacatttctctcgcactcggaccctcacgactcacttgactcttctttgcagccttgacctcttgccttcaagcctacttcctttggctctcgtccctcggatgcatccaagcccgcggctcgtccccaatgccatccttcgcgtatgcctcgaagtcgcttccctcggcccttgtccttgctgccttgtccacggtccctcggatgctccatccttcaccggacccaaagccgtcaacctgagtcacatgtgtcacctgcagtcctgcacaactcaagtacacatatcaaataacgagggtaaacttaacttaaaccctttgcccaaacaccaaaacatatggtcccgcggaccattgggattgctccaacatactTTACCCGGTCTGCCTCTCTCTGTCCGCCCGGTCGACCTTTCTGATCCACTGCGCCTGCTAGTGCTGCTCTGTTGCTCGATCGATCTGCCCGCTCGGCAACACAAATCTGCCGCTCTTTTGCACATAGTAGAaatcagcccctgctggcagcctgagattatccgctcaagtCATCTCTATTTTAAgctgaatttaaattctgtaatTTTAAACTCAGCTAAGTCCACAAAAATCTCCGGCAATAGATTGTTTATCCAACATTGAAAAACAAAAAGAACTGTAGCAGCAACAAGAACGTAAACACAAATAACACATACCTCCTTCAGTACATggatcccctttatatagtggTCTTGTAGCGTGCGTTCATGCTTCTCAAAGCGCATGCacattttctcatttttcttatgaaAAGACAAGTCAGAAAAGTGTCTTTAACACATTCCTTAACAGGGCGTATAAATccttgacatgacagtggaaacttccccCGTACAATTTAATAGCTAACCATGACCTGTTATCAGCGGTACCAACTCCCAGAACGATATAATGAGCTAAGCAAGGAGTCTCACTGTTTGGTCGAGCGGGTGAGCAACTCGACAGGGATTCCCCACTCGATTGCTCGAGACTGTTATTCTCCACGGTCGCTCGGCTTAGTAGCTTGTTCCTCGTATGGTCGAACAGCGGGTTTGGTCAGACTAACCCTTATAGGGTTGTCACAGTTGTGAACATCTGTTCTCCTCTCTTTAGCTATCTGGCTATCAAGGCATTGCCTATCGTCCGGCCGAACGAGCAGTTTGATCGGACGAGCTTTCGAATGACAACCTATTCCTATGCCCTCCTTTCGCTAAGTGGGTGGCCATGCCCGATCGGCCCGTTGCCACTCACTTGGTTAACTTTAGTGATTCAATAATTTCATATCTTTGACCATCTTGATTTTAACCTCCATATCAATTGCTTCCCTCCCTTAGATTCATCCTTGACGGATCATTTTTATCACCGTATCATCATCTATTATACATTTTTTATCATGACATACCCGCACATACCCGCAGGGTGTGCTCGTTTTCTTTTGTCAAAGCTTTTTGTGAAGTAATACTTGTTTTGCTTCTCCAATTTGGCATATGATGAATCAATCATCTCCACCGCCTCCTGACGCTCAACCGTTCCAGGCTACGTGGCCTCTACCGCTTCATCCTTTTCATGTGATCGTATATCACTCCATGAAAAATGAGGAGAAAAAGGATTTCGCAGCCAATGAATCACTTAACACTATCTTGTATGAACACCTAAAAAGAtatgaagggaaaaaaaaaaaagccttAGGTGTCATGTGTATGGCAATGGAATTCATATGCGACAAAGAAGATCTGATGTACATCTGATCCCAGTGCTGGCGGCAGTTGACAATTTGATATCAGCGTGTACTTTGGTGCAAGCCCTGCCGATGACACTTCATCAGGCAAGCTATTAAAAGCCCAGTACGTGTCTCTCTCGATATctaaattaataaaaagctaaaacaTGAAAAGTATTATAATAAGACTGGGATACGTACTgttaataatttttcttcttatcGAAGAACATGTTCTGGTCATTAACTAATCCCCCGTTGACACCTAGAGGATGCCCAATGAGtgtttaatttaatcaaatatgATTATAAAAGACGCTTTTTTTTATATGAAGGAGATTCCTCGTGAAGCTAGCTAGCGCTTTGATCTCTGAATGAAACAAGGCAGCAACTCTATTAAGTCAACAGTGAATCGGCTATTCCTCTATTCTCTAGACATTGTCATCGTAAACAAGGGACACAAACTTAGAGAGAAAAGGACACAGAAATTTACAACTTTGCCAACGTCAGTGCGCTGCCGTGTCCTGTAGGAGGAGGAAAAGGAAAGTAGCGGCCGAGATATGAGCTAAGGGAGGAATGGACGGATGAGATGCTGTCTTCCGCTGTGCTTCCTCTCTCTGGGCTCTCCCAGTGGCAAAGAACGTACAGAGATGGAGGCATCAGCTGCAGCGGCGGCATTTGTACTGTCCGACGACCATGGCGGCGCGATGAGGTGCTCGCCGAGCCCGCTTTCGTGACCGAAGAACTCCGCCGCCGCTTCCCCGGCTCGTGGGACAGCGGCTTCGTCTGCAACACCCATGAAGAGCAACTCGTCCTCGCCCATGACCTCCATGTCCTCCACTAGCAGCATTCCCTCCTCTTCTTCCATCTCCTCGTCATCTGCTTCGTCTCCGTCGTCTCCTGTCTGCCGGAAGTTAAGGAGCTCGTCCTCCATGGAGGACGTGAGGGGCGTGGTGGGGGAGAGCCCGGCGGCGGAGGTACAGTGAGGACTGTTGGAGTGGTTCTCGGTCTGACGAGGGAATCCACCGCCGCTGGATGCGTCTCCTTCTGAGGCGGTAGCAGCGGGCCCAGGAGAAGAGAATTTGTGGCGGGTGCTGCCGGCGAGGGAGTTGCGGTGAGTGGGCATGGGATGGTTGTGCTCGGCGGTGTAGGTGATGATGAACATGGAGGGGTCAGCGCGGCTGCGCTCGACCTGCTTCCGAGCGAGGCAACCCTTTGAGCTGCTACACCGGTAGTATCCCCTGTTTCCCAACGCCATGAGACGAACAACAAAGCTCAAAGTTAGCAACGTAACTCTAATGATCCTCAAAAATCACAGAGGGAGGAGGTAGATAAACTGTGTACCGGGGATAAGGAGAGCCTTTGATCGGTTTCTGTCCGTACTTACGCCACGCCCACACGTCGTCAGAGGAGAGCCTGGCGGCGGAGACGTGGCACACTACCTTCTTCTGCTGGTTTCTCCTGGAATTCCCAACCAAAATTCAATTTCTAGATCAAAGTTCAGAGTTTTGCTTCCGCTCTAATCGACATGAAAGTGGCGGAAAGGAACAGAAAGACGATGCCCAAGAGATCGAATCTCTTACCTGCGTTTGGCTCGAGGCATCTGGACAAAAGAGCGGTGAGGTTGCCTCGCCGGTTGGGGCGGCGGATGCTGCCCCGCCATAGCGGCCGCCAAAAGAGGAGAGGCGGAGGCAGAGGCGGAGGCAGAGGCAGAGGCAGAGGAAGGAAAAGCTGTCACCGGCTCAGGACCCGATCGTTGCGGCTGGTGGACTCTGATGGTCAGGAAGGGCTTGCAAAGCTCCTCCAGCTCCTGATCGCCATCGCCACCCCGGAAAAGATCCGGGAAACCTAAAAAGGAGCCACCTTTAGCTCCTTCTCTCGCGTCCCAAAACTCAATCGGTGCCTCCGAGAAGGGTAAAGCAGCAAAGTCACTCCACTCCATCGTctttgccgccgccgccgccgccgctgcccGGCAGCTCCTCACTACCGCGCCAAGATCCCAGTCGTTATCGGTGGTCATTCCCACTAAAAACTTGACAACCGTCCAGATCTGAGCCAAAGATCCGCCTACGCTGCTGCCTCGGAGGCGTTGACCAGGAGAGCCAGGATGAGTTGAGAAAAGAGATGATAGAAAAAGGCAAAGCGAACGGCGCTGACTTTTTTTTTTGCAGAAGAGTGGTGAGGAAGACACTAGTGTATTATATACAAGGGTTTAGTATGAAAAGATGAAGGACCAGTGCTTGGTGGTGGAAGTGAAGGGTGTTTCTCAAATCGCCTAAATCCGAGGTGGTTTTCATAAAATTTTCATTGCTTTTTGGCTATCGTCCCACTTGACTTCTTCAGCAAGTCAAAGGGGCGAGAAGATAAAAAACCAGAGAATCCAAGGGGCAAGTGATGGGAAATTGAGAGGATTAAGTTGCTAATCGATGATTAATTAAGAGTTCGCAATAAGTAAGCTATTATAACGATACAGGGACCACGCGTGTCGCACGTGAAGAAGTTCGCGTAATTGTGGGGCTGCGGACCCTCGTTTTACTTGCTTCAATTATGATGCATAAAATTGACAATTTCTACCGGTATTAATTTACAAATAAAATGTTTTTCAGTTTTAAGATAAACTTGTGAAAAATGTGATTTTTCATTTTGGTTGTACTCTTTTCATTGTCTTCACatgagttttatttttattaatttttaactgTGAATTTTCCCTACTTTTCCAAAAAGAAACCAATATATTTTTAGAGTTGCTTTATCTTGGAGTACATAAAGCGTCGCTGATCTTCAATTTCAATTAAGAATGGATCGATCCTAAAATAATAAAGTTTTTTTGTGTTTTCTTGAAGAATTGAGATCTAACTTGAATGTTTTTATGATAAAAGTGTTGTCTGTTAATTTGTCTTGGAGAATTGAAGGATCTTGGATTGATGCAAAATGACAGAGAACAAAAACAACATTGGAAGCTGTGTGGATTCATGGATGCCAAGCAAGATCTGGTTGATGTGATTATCAACGACAATTTCTCtctgtatattttttaaagtctATCCACTTTTAGATAACAGATTTATTAAACTGGAGCAAGGGATCAATTTCTAACTCATACGcaccttgaaatttttttttaaagtccaTTCACTATGAGCACTATGagaaaagatgaatacgttcatTTCTAATGTCTCTGTCAATTCGTCTCAGAATCAATATGGGAaagataaatcacggacgactactagcctttagaatattgactagcacataagggagacatttatctcaattttatcgagattcgaaccctacACCTCATTGTGACAATACCTCATGTGCTAGCTATTAGACTCATCCAAgaggactttttttttttttaaagtccaTCCACGATCCATGTCCTTATGGCTTAATTACCCCCTCGTAAAAAAATAGACAGCGAGAATCAGGTAAATTGataataaatagtaaaaaaaatattcttttaatttaattgatgaaataaaatagataaattattttttgatatttattttacaATAATGTTACAAACAATACATTAAGAATATGTATGGATCCGGTATCAGAGATGAGACGACTCAGTTATTGTAACCATGATCAATTGATTTTAATCAGCGGGATATAAGTCAGGTCAGCCTTCTTCCTCAAATTTATCGTCTATCGAGCAAATCGACTGCCTTTAAGTTGAGTTTTGATAGATCGACTATCTTCAATTGAGTTTTGACAGACCAATTGCCTTCATATTGGCATTCACAACGCCGAGTAGTAAGGAAGTTCATCCAACTAGGGTTTGAAAAGACTTAAGAAAAATGTTAGGTGTAGAGATAAGTTGGAGTTTGTCTCATACACTTTGACACTCAAGTCAAACCTTTGAGAAAATTGATGGAGaaaagtaaagagcaagagagtTATTTGATTGCTTTTTTGGATGCTATAACTTATTACCATTAGATAGAAAGTGAAAAGGGTGACCTTTGCATCAAAGGACACACATCTTTCTTTCATTACCGAAAGAAACCTTTTCTTGGTAATCAAAAACATCATTAAAACCTACTTCGATACTGGTTGAGTCAGTTTTATTGAAAATATAATCAAAGTCTCAtattaaaaatacataaaaaaatattatggGTTTAAACGATAAAAGATATATTCATTAGTATGAGACATTTTGAATAGAGttcaaaaataaatccatgaggtCTTAAACCCAAAATggtaatatcatattattatggagatatatgaattcttttaATCCTAACAATATTTGAGATGTGTCCGAAGACAATTAGCTTaaatattgtattatttattagataaataaaatttcttatttgaTTCTGTATTTATATGTATATAATATTGATCTTAGACTCAATTAAGGAAGTCTACAATACAATGCATAAATTATAATTGAATCACAATTAGTGAGTATCTCATCATGTGAAATTATATATGTATTGAAATATTccctagtcgatgaattgataTATAAGATTGAAAACCATCAATTCTGGAACACTagcatatgttatgctccttggaTTATCCAAGCAGTCGATCATCACTAGTTGGAAACATTGGCATGTCAAGAGTTAACATATGAATGCTAGTTatgggtaactagttcattgaaaATGACTCGCTATGAGATTTTCATGTGGTTCTATATATGTCAATGAAAATCTCATTGCAATTCGAGTACAAATTTCTT
This genomic stretch from Zingiber officinale cultivar Zhangliang chromosome 7A, Zo_v1.1, whole genome shotgun sequence harbors:
- the LOC122000783 gene encoding probable WRKY transcription factor 27, translated to MTTDNDWDLGAVVRSCRAAAAAAAAKTMEWSDFAALPFSEAPIEFWDAREGAKGGSFLGFPDLFRGGDGDQELEELCKPFLTIRVHQPQRSGPEPVTAFPSSASASASASASASPLLAAAMAGQHPPPQPARQPHRSFVQMPRAKRRRNQQKKVVCHVSAARLSSDDVWAWRKYGQKPIKGSPYPRGYYRCSSSKGCLARKQVERSRADPSMFIITYTAEHNHPMPTHRNSLAGSTRHKFSSPGPAATASEGDASSGGGFPRQTENHSNSPHCTSAAGLSPTTPLTSSMEDELLNFRQTGDDGDEADDEEMEEEEGMLLVEDMEVMGEDELLFMGVADEAAVPRAGEAAAEFFGHESGLGEHLIAPPWSSDSTNAAAAADASISVRSLPLGEPRERKHSGRQHLIRPFLP